The following proteins are co-located in the Polymorphospora rubra genome:
- a CDS encoding GNAT family N-acetyltransferase, with translation MNGPVSVREATLVDLDRILDVHTRARTAYYRAGGLAPDAAADPEAERDRRTGWTAAVRSPDQRAVCAVVDGDIVGIAAMGPPLSTEVHPGTVGQLYQIHVRPDSWGRGVGGILHASFVRYLEDAALPAGLLEVWERNTRARAFYARHGWRPDGGFRPGPDDANYVWLRLEVARHRRPA, from the coding sequence ATGAACGGACCGGTTTCGGTACGGGAGGCGACCCTCGTCGACCTGGACCGCATTCTCGACGTGCACACGAGGGCGCGGACGGCCTATTACCGGGCCGGCGGACTCGCCCCTGACGCCGCCGCGGATCCCGAGGCGGAGCGGGACCGGCGGACCGGATGGACCGCGGCCGTACGGTCACCCGACCAGCGTGCGGTGTGTGCCGTCGTCGACGGCGACATCGTCGGAATCGCCGCCATGGGACCGCCGCTGTCGACCGAGGTGCACCCCGGCACGGTGGGCCAGCTGTACCAGATCCACGTGCGCCCGGACAGTTGGGGAAGGGGCGTCGGCGGCATCCTGCACGCCAGCTTCGTGCGATACCTGGAAGACGCCGCACTTCCCGCAGGTCTGCTCGAGGTCTGGGAGCGGAACACGCGGGCGCGGGCGTTCTACGCCCGACACGGCTGGCGGCCCGACGGTGGGTTCCGACCCGGGCCGGACGACGCCAACTACGTCTGGCTCCGGCTGGAGGTCGCCCGCCATCGCCGCCCGGCGTGA
- a CDS encoding LysR family transcriptional regulator, whose amino-acid sequence MTTLRQLRVFVAVVDTGGFAAAGDALGTSQSSVSHTLAALESQVGAALVHRSPVAATAHGARLLPYARATLAAADAFDAATPARTPTTGTIRLAVTPTAGHHLVPELLTLWHAHAPGIRVRLLEGDDVEVAEWLATGAADAAVLVDAPAGTGPVVARDEFRAVTRTDHPLAGTGPVPLVDLVEDPLLVSTAGCEPQVQELHRRAGLPYRPAQRVRELTTLMAMVDAGLGVTLMPSLAGPMLPAGLAMTPLTDTLRRVLTLGAPTTRPRHPLVERILDLTAGHLPPDRPVGPAPA is encoded by the coding sequence GTGACGACGTTGCGCCAGCTACGGGTGTTCGTCGCCGTCGTCGACACCGGCGGGTTCGCCGCGGCCGGTGACGCGCTCGGCACCAGCCAGTCCTCGGTGTCCCACACCCTCGCCGCCCTGGAGTCGCAGGTGGGGGCGGCGCTCGTGCACCGCTCCCCCGTCGCCGCGACGGCGCACGGCGCCCGCCTGCTGCCGTACGCCCGCGCGACGCTGGCCGCCGCCGACGCGTTCGACGCCGCGACCCCGGCCCGCACCCCGACCACCGGCACGATCCGGCTCGCGGTCACCCCGACCGCCGGGCACCACCTCGTCCCCGAACTCCTCACCCTCTGGCACGCCCACGCACCCGGCATCCGGGTCCGGCTCCTTGAGGGCGACGACGTCGAGGTCGCCGAATGGCTGGCGACCGGGGCGGCCGACGCGGCCGTCCTCGTCGACGCGCCGGCCGGCACCGGACCGGTGGTCGCCCGCGACGAGTTCCGGGCCGTCACGCGTACCGACCATCCGCTCGCCGGCACCGGCCCGGTTCCGCTCGTCGACCTCGTCGAGGACCCGTTGCTGGTCTCCACGGCCGGCTGCGAACCCCAGGTCCAGGAACTCCACCGGCGGGCCGGGCTGCCCTACCGGCCGGCCCAGCGGGTACGGGAGCTGACGACGCTGATGGCGATGGTCGACGCCGGCCTCGGGGTCACGCTCATGCCCTCCCTCGCCGGGCCGATGCTCCCGGCCGGGCTGGCCATGACCCCGCTGACCGACACCCTGCGGCGCGTCCTCACCCTGGGCGCCCCGACCACCCGTCCCCGCCACCCGCTGGTCGAGAGAATCCTCGACCTCACCGCCGGGCACCTGCCACCCGACCGACCGGTCGGGCCGGCACCGGCCTGA
- a CDS encoding NAD-dependent epimerase/dehydratase family protein — protein sequence MSTILVTGAAGRIGTLLRHAFAGRHTVRCHDTVAPAHRLAGEEWTHGDVADADSLAAAADGVDSIVHLAADADPKAPWDRLHGPNIAGVRAVYETAVRTGARSVVFASSHHASGGHDRDRTPGVDATWPPRPCCRYGVTKVFGEALGRHHADVDGLSVTCLRIGDFAERPADELSLRIWVSPDDLVRAFRAALTTGQRYGVHLISSANTRSLWRTADSNRQLGYAPRDDAEVYAADVDPDGPRHPCFRRPADPAATPDGADPLEVAR from the coding sequence TTGTCCACCATCCTCGTCACCGGCGCCGCCGGACGGATCGGCACCCTGCTGCGCCACGCGTTCGCCGGGCGGCACACCGTGCGCTGCCACGACACCGTGGCGCCCGCGCACCGGCTCGCCGGCGAAGAGTGGACCCACGGCGACGTGGCCGACGCCGACAGCCTCGCGGCCGCGGCCGACGGCGTCGACAGCATCGTCCACCTGGCGGCCGACGCCGACCCGAAGGCGCCGTGGGACCGGCTCCACGGACCCAACATCGCCGGCGTCCGGGCGGTGTACGAGACCGCCGTCCGCACCGGTGCCCGGTCGGTCGTCTTCGCCAGTTCGCACCACGCGAGCGGCGGCCACGACCGGGACCGTACGCCCGGCGTCGACGCCACCTGGCCACCGAGGCCCTGCTGCCGCTACGGCGTGACCAAGGTGTTCGGCGAGGCGCTCGGCCGGCACCACGCCGACGTCGACGGCCTCTCCGTGACCTGCCTGCGGATCGGCGACTTCGCCGAGCGACCCGCCGACGAGCTGTCGCTGCGGATCTGGGTCAGCCCGGACGACCTGGTCCGGGCGTTCCGCGCCGCGCTCACCACCGGCCAGCGGTACGGCGTACACCTGATCTCGTCGGCGAACACCCGCTCGCTGTGGCGTACGGCGGACAGCAACCGGCAGCTCGGCTACGCGCCACGCGACGACGCCGAGGTGTACGCGGCCGACGTCGACCCCGACGGCCCGCGCCACCCCTGCTTCCGGCGTCCCGCCGACCCGGCGGCCACACCGGACGGTGCCGACCCGCTGGAGGTGGCCCGGTGA
- a CDS encoding vWA domain-containing protein — protein sequence MTGSDSTVHDHTDENRRQVLYWRLLARLFDPEEQPALESASVAVVDDLGLPAALLDPAVSVDNVIQRFPALADELRGLLAPSDTAAGPGPSAEPGPSAEPGPSAEPGPSAEPGPSADAGGAGGTAGPDRAGRDEVRRAALVSKLLLNVFATGSGTVTAGQLARWQSDAGWFEQALGFGPGELRRQSGGGLGGTLAGLEGDLVRRMRLREVLADPALASRLTPSMSLIEQLLRDKANLSGVALANAKALIRRFVDEVAEVLRTQVEQTSVGSIDRSVPPKRVFRNLDLDRTIWQNLTNWSPDDERLYVDRLYYRQTARRTTPARLIVVVDQSGSMVDSMVNCTILASIFAGLPKVDVHLIAYDTRALDLTPWVHDPFEVLLRTNLGGGNDGPVAMAMARPKIVEPRNTVMVWISDFYEFGRSQPLFDGIEAVHRSGVRFIPVGSVNSSGQQSVNPWFRQRFKDLGTPVISGHIRKLVFELKSFLT from the coding sequence ATGACCGGGTCCGACAGCACCGTCCACGACCACACCGACGAGAACCGCCGCCAGGTGCTCTACTGGCGGCTGCTGGCCCGGCTCTTCGACCCCGAGGAGCAGCCCGCCCTGGAGTCGGCGAGCGTCGCCGTCGTCGACGACCTCGGCCTGCCGGCCGCGCTGCTCGACCCGGCGGTGTCGGTCGACAACGTGATCCAGCGCTTCCCGGCGCTCGCCGACGAACTGCGCGGCCTGCTGGCGCCGTCCGACACCGCGGCCGGTCCGGGTCCGTCGGCCGAGCCGGGTCCGTCGGCCGAGCCGGGTCCGTCGGCCGAGCCGGGTCCGTCGGCCGAGCCGGGTCCGTCGGCCGACGCCGGCGGGGCCGGCGGCACCGCCGGGCCGGACCGGGCCGGCCGGGACGAGGTACGCCGCGCCGCCCTCGTGTCGAAGCTGCTGCTCAACGTCTTCGCGACCGGCTCCGGCACGGTCACCGCCGGCCAGCTCGCCCGCTGGCAGTCCGACGCCGGCTGGTTCGAGCAGGCGCTCGGCTTCGGGCCGGGCGAACTGCGCCGGCAGAGCGGCGGTGGGCTGGGCGGCACACTGGCCGGCCTCGAGGGCGACCTCGTCCGGCGGATGCGCCTGCGCGAGGTGCTCGCCGACCCGGCGCTGGCCAGCCGGCTCACCCCGAGCATGTCGCTGATCGAGCAGCTGCTGCGCGACAAGGCCAACCTGTCCGGGGTGGCGCTGGCCAACGCCAAGGCGCTGATCCGCCGCTTCGTCGACGAGGTCGCCGAGGTGCTGCGTACGCAGGTCGAGCAGACCAGCGTCGGGTCGATCGACCGGTCGGTGCCGCCGAAGCGGGTGTTCCGCAACCTCGACCTCGACCGGACCATCTGGCAGAACCTGACCAACTGGAGCCCGGACGACGAGCGCCTCTACGTCGACCGGCTCTATTACCGGCAGACCGCGCGGCGCACCACCCCGGCCCGGCTGATCGTGGTGGTCGACCAGTCCGGGTCGATGGTCGACTCGATGGTCAACTGCACCATCCTGGCGTCGATCTTCGCCGGACTGCCCAAGGTGGACGTGCACCTGATCGCGTACGACACCCGGGCGCTGGACCTGACCCCGTGGGTGCACGACCCGTTCGAGGTGCTGCTACGCACCAACCTCGGCGGCGGCAACGACGGCCCGGTGGCGATGGCGATGGCCCGCCCCAAGATCGTCGAGCCGCGCAACACGGTCATGGTGTGGATCTCGGACTTCTACGAGTTCGGCCGCTCCCAGCCGCTGTTCGACGGCATCGAGGCGGTGCACCGCTCCGGGGTCCGGTTCATCCCGGTCGGCTCGGTCAACAGCTCCGGGCAGCAGAGCGTCAACCCCTGGTTCCGCCAGCGTTTCAAGGACCTGGGCACGCCGGTGATCTCCGGCCACATCCGCAAACTCGTCTTCGAGCTCAAGAGCTTCCTCACCTAG
- a CDS encoding PepSY-associated TM helix domain-containing protein: MSLTSARAAEPAEAPPPPAAPSTSGAGRRTYGLGPLLLRLHFYAGVLVAPFLVLAAVTGLAYTITPQLDTVIYGTELRAEPAGRTALPVSEQVAAARAAYPDGALSYVAPGADGTTTQVVFTAPELGENQHSVYVDPYTAQVTGELTTWFGYTPVRTWIDDLHRNLHLGAVGRHYSELAASWLWVVALGGLALWWRRQRRTRGRARRMLLPDLAARKGVRRTRGWHASTGVWLVVGLLFLSATGLTWSRYAGANFGAGLDALDARTPALSTALTGAGGPAAGGGHHGGAPTGAPPVDPTAVDQVLRIAHADGLTGPLEVTPPADASSAWTVAEVDNVWPVRLDRVAVDPVAGTVVDRSDFADWPLLAKLSSLGISAHMGLLFGPVNQILLAALAVGLICVIFWGYRMWWQRRPTRADRRAVVGAPPVARGAWWQLPTWAIVVGLPVVFLLGWALPLFGIPLAAFIAVDLVVAAWRRRRVSGVRSG; this comes from the coding sequence ATGTCCCTGACCTCCGCCAGGGCCGCCGAGCCGGCCGAAGCACCGCCGCCGCCCGCCGCGCCGTCCACGTCCGGGGCCGGTCGCCGAACGTACGGGCTGGGTCCGCTGCTGCTGCGGCTGCACTTCTACGCCGGCGTGCTCGTCGCCCCGTTCCTGGTGCTGGCGGCGGTGACCGGACTGGCGTACACGATCACCCCGCAGCTGGACACGGTCATCTACGGCACCGAACTGCGGGCCGAGCCGGCGGGCCGGACCGCGCTGCCGGTGTCGGAGCAGGTCGCCGCCGCCCGGGCCGCCTATCCGGACGGCGCCCTGTCCTACGTGGCCCCGGGCGCGGACGGAACGACCACGCAGGTCGTGTTCACCGCGCCGGAGCTGGGGGAGAACCAGCACAGCGTCTACGTCGACCCGTACACCGCGCAGGTGACGGGTGAGCTGACCACCTGGTTCGGCTACACGCCGGTGCGTACCTGGATCGACGACCTGCACCGCAACCTGCACCTGGGCGCGGTCGGGCGGCACTATTCGGAACTGGCGGCGAGCTGGCTGTGGGTGGTCGCGCTGGGCGGCCTGGCGCTGTGGTGGCGCCGCCAGCGCCGTACCCGGGGCAGGGCGCGCCGGATGCTGCTGCCGGACCTGGCCGCCCGCAAGGGCGTACGCCGGACCCGGGGCTGGCACGCCAGCACCGGCGTCTGGCTGGTGGTCGGTCTGCTGTTCCTGTCCGCGACCGGACTGACCTGGTCCCGGTACGCGGGCGCGAACTTCGGCGCCGGGCTGGACGCACTCGACGCCCGTACCCCGGCGCTGTCCACCGCCCTGACCGGCGCGGGCGGGCCGGCCGCCGGCGGCGGACACCACGGCGGCGCGCCGACGGGTGCGCCGCCGGTCGACCCGACCGCAGTCGACCAGGTGCTGCGGATCGCCCACGCGGACGGGCTGACCGGCCCGCTCGAGGTGACCCCGCCCGCCGACGCCTCGTCGGCGTGGACGGTGGCGGAGGTCGACAACGTGTGGCCGGTGCGCCTGGACCGGGTCGCCGTCGACCCGGTCGCCGGCACGGTCGTCGACCGCAGCGACTTCGCCGACTGGCCGCTGCTGGCGAAGCTGAGCAGCCTGGGCATCAGCGCGCACATGGGCCTGCTGTTCGGCCCGGTCAACCAGATCCTGCTGGCCGCGCTCGCCGTCGGGCTGATCTGCGTGATCTTCTGGGGCTACCGGATGTGGTGGCAGCGCCGGCCCACCCGGGCCGACCGCCGGGCGGTCGTCGGCGCCCCGCCTGTCGCCCGGGGCGCCTGGTGGCAGTTGCCCACCTGGGCGATCGTCGTCGGGCTCCCGGTGGTCTTCCTGCTCGGCTGGGCGCTGCCGCTGTTCGGCATCCCGCTGGCCGCGTTCATCGCGGTCGACCTGGTCGTCGCCGCGTGGCGCCGCCGGCGCGTCAGCGGCGTGCGGTCGGGTTAG
- a CDS encoding bleomycin resistance protein yields MRSETVIPCLPCRHLDDVLPFYLALGFDVTYRQERPNPYAAVRRGGIELHFFGVPEFDPAQSMGSVIVVVPDTEALHASFAAGLRARFGKVPVSGIPRMTRPRRMQGTAGGFMVVDPGGNWVRISRHKDDADEPHVSEGRLARVVAAAARQADSHGDEHAGIRMLETGLARHADAPAAQRLPALVYLAELRMRTHDHDGAAALLAEIEAVRLSPAERDSLAKDLATATELAADLRGPARDPRT; encoded by the coding sequence ATGCGCAGCGAAACGGTCATCCCCTGCCTGCCCTGCCGCCACCTCGACGACGTCCTGCCGTTCTACCTGGCCCTCGGCTTCGACGTCACCTACCGCCAGGAGCGCCCCAACCCGTACGCCGCCGTCCGCCGCGGCGGGATCGAACTGCACTTCTTCGGCGTCCCGGAGTTCGATCCCGCCCAGTCCATGGGGAGCGTGATCGTGGTCGTGCCGGACACCGAGGCACTGCACGCGTCGTTCGCGGCCGGGCTGCGGGCCCGGTTCGGCAAGGTCCCGGTGTCCGGGATTCCACGAATGACCCGGCCCCGGCGGATGCAAGGCACCGCGGGCGGGTTCATGGTGGTCGACCCCGGCGGGAACTGGGTGCGGATCAGCCGGCACAAGGACGATGCCGACGAGCCGCACGTCTCGGAGGGCCGGCTGGCGCGGGTGGTGGCCGCAGCCGCCCGCCAGGCCGACTCCCACGGCGACGAGCACGCCGGGATCCGGATGCTGGAGACCGGCCTGGCCCGGCACGCCGACGCGCCGGCCGCCCAGCGGCTGCCCGCGCTGGTGTATCTGGCGGAGCTACGGATGCGAACCCATGACCACGACGGTGCGGCGGCGCTCCTGGCCGAGATCGAGGCCGTACGACTCAGCCCGGCCGAGCGCGACTCCCTCGCCAAGGACCTCGCCACCGCCACCGAACTGGCCGCCGACCTCCGCGGGCCGGCTCGCGACCCGCGTACCTGA
- a CDS encoding enolase C-terminal domain-like protein codes for MTLDETRAPWPARDGLRITAVRAIVTAPGGPPLVVVRVDTNEPGLHGLGCATFTQRYAAVAATIEQHVAPLLVGRHPADIEDLLRMVHYSSYWRSGPVTNNALSGVDMALWDIAGKRAGMPVYELFGGRQRAAARCYLHAGGATVDETLAAAEAIVARGYGHVRLQTGQPGLGAYGSPGTPGGYPGHPYPDGWDVQHYLRTTPALFAAARERLDPSVELLHDVHSRLTVKQAVVLARSLEPYRLFFLEDPVAPEDYARLPEVRAAAPVPVAAGEQLSSVTEAARLVRDGGVDLLRLHVSAIGGVTPARKLVALCELTGVRTAWHGPADVSPVGAAANIALSVTTAAFGILEAHEYPDAVHEVFPGTPEVRAGYLFPSDAPGWGVDLDERAADRFPPVPHLHERWSARVRRPDGGIEPP; via the coding sequence GTGACCCTCGACGAGACGCGGGCGCCGTGGCCGGCGCGCGACGGGCTACGGATCACCGCCGTGCGGGCGATCGTCACCGCGCCCGGCGGGCCGCCGCTCGTGGTGGTCCGGGTCGACACCAACGAACCCGGCCTGCACGGCCTCGGCTGCGCCACCTTCACCCAGCGGTACGCCGCCGTCGCCGCCACCATCGAGCAGCACGTGGCCCCGCTGCTGGTCGGCCGCCACCCGGCCGACATCGAGGACCTCCTGCGGATGGTCCACTACTCGTCGTACTGGCGGTCCGGGCCGGTCACCAACAACGCGCTGTCCGGTGTGGACATGGCGCTGTGGGACATCGCCGGCAAGCGGGCCGGGATGCCGGTGTACGAACTGTTCGGCGGCCGGCAGCGGGCGGCGGCCCGGTGCTACCTGCACGCCGGCGGCGCGACCGTCGACGAGACCCTGGCGGCGGCCGAGGCGATCGTCGCCCGCGGCTACGGCCACGTACGTCTGCAGACCGGCCAACCCGGCCTCGGCGCCTACGGCAGCCCCGGCACACCCGGCGGCTACCCCGGCCACCCGTACCCGGACGGCTGGGACGTACAGCACTACCTGCGGACCACCCCGGCGCTGTTCGCCGCCGCCCGCGAACGGTTGGACCCGTCGGTGGAACTGCTGCACGACGTACACAGCCGGCTCACCGTCAAGCAGGCCGTTGTTCTCGCCCGCTCGCTGGAGCCGTACCGGCTGTTCTTCCTCGAGGACCCGGTCGCGCCCGAGGACTACGCCCGGCTGCCCGAGGTACGCGCCGCCGCGCCGGTACCGGTCGCGGCGGGGGAGCAGCTCTCGTCGGTGACCGAGGCGGCCCGGCTGGTGCGGGACGGCGGGGTCGACCTGCTCCGGCTGCACGTGTCCGCGATCGGCGGCGTCACCCCGGCCCGCAAGCTGGTCGCGCTCTGCGAACTCACCGGCGTACGCACCGCCTGGCACGGCCCGGCCGACGTGTCACCGGTCGGCGCCGCCGCGAACATCGCCCTGAGCGTGACCACCGCGGCGTTCGGCATCCTGGAGGCGCACGAGTATCCCGACGCCGTCCACGAGGTGTTCCCCGGCACCCCCGAGGTCCGCGCCGGCTACCTGTTCCCGAGCGACGCCCCCGGGTGGGGCGTCGACCTGGACGAGCGGGCCGCGGACCGCTTCCCGCCGGTCCCGCACCTGCACGAGCGCTGGTCCGCCCGGGTACGCCGCCCCGACGGCGGCATCGAACCCCCGTGA
- a CDS encoding sigma-70 family RNA polymerase sigma factor produces MDRTEFEAFVTAALPVLSRHGRALTGNTPDAQDLIQDALLRVWRAWPRIRRDGDPVAYTKTAMARLHAGRMRQLRRRLSGRTVIDPRWSPSDTGRVDNQDLVRNALMTLPAIQRAVLVMTYLDDADDRTIAEALHRRPSSIRASRSRALAALREQIRIDDLPTDSAEGKLHHA; encoded by the coding sequence ATGGACCGTACGGAGTTCGAGGCGTTCGTTACTGCGGCGTTGCCCGTGTTGAGTAGGCACGGGCGGGCCCTCACGGGCAACACGCCGGATGCTCAGGATCTGATCCAGGATGCCCTGCTGCGGGTCTGGCGGGCCTGGCCGAGGATACGGCGGGACGGTGACCCCGTGGCGTACACGAAGACCGCGATGGCCCGACTGCACGCCGGTCGGATGCGTCAGCTACGGCGTCGGCTGTCCGGGCGTACCGTCATCGACCCCCGATGGAGCCCGTCGGACACCGGCCGCGTCGACAACCAGGACCTGGTTCGGAATGCGTTGATGACCCTGCCGGCGATCCAGCGTGCGGTGCTGGTCATGACATACCTCGACGACGCCGACGACAGGACCATCGCGGAGGCACTGCACCGCCGGCCATCCAGCATCCGCGCGTCGCGCAGCCGGGCCCTCGCCGCGCTCCGCGAACAGATCAGGATCGACGATCTGCCGACCGATTCCGCCGAAGGGAAGTTGCATCATGCGTGA
- a CDS encoding endo-1,4-beta-xylanase, whose product MHSNSERGGARRPVNRRGLRVVSTVAAVGALAAGMALVVTTSASAATTLGASAAERGRYFGAAVAANKLSDNTYVTILNREFNSVTPENEMKIDATEPQQGVFTFANADRIVNHARGRGMQVRGHTLAWHSQQPGWMQNMSGTALRAAMLNHVTQVATHYRGQIHSWDVVNEAFADGSSGARRDSNLQRTGNDWIEAAFRAARAADPGAKLCYNDYNTDDWTHAKTQAVYNLVRDFKTRGVPIDCVGLQSHFNPNSPYPGNYRTTLSSFAALGVDVQITELDIEGSGTTQANTYRNVVNDCLAVARCTGITVWGIRDTDSWRASGTPLLFDGNGNKKPAYDATLAALNGGTPPPTTPPTTTPPPTTPPPGGAGCTASVSLNSWNGGFVATVRVTAGSSGTNSWAVTLTLPSGAAVTNTWNAQASGNTGTVRFANVAYNGRVAPGQSTEFGFQGTGSGTGLNPTCTAG is encoded by the coding sequence ATGCACAGCAACTCCGAACGGGGCGGCGCGCGCCGCCCGGTCAACAGGCGCGGACTACGCGTCGTGTCCACGGTCGCCGCCGTCGGCGCCCTCGCCGCCGGCATGGCGTTGGTCGTCACGACCTCCGCCAGTGCCGCGACGACGCTGGGCGCCTCCGCCGCGGAGCGCGGGCGCTACTTCGGCGCCGCCGTGGCCGCCAACAAGCTCAGCGACAACACCTACGTGACGATCCTGAACCGGGAGTTCAACTCGGTCACCCCCGAGAACGAGATGAAGATCGACGCGACGGAGCCGCAACAGGGGGTGTTCACGTTCGCCAACGCCGACCGGATCGTCAACCACGCCCGCGGCCGGGGCATGCAGGTCCGTGGCCACACCCTGGCCTGGCACTCCCAGCAGCCGGGCTGGATGCAGAACATGTCGGGCACCGCACTGCGGGCCGCGATGCTCAACCACGTCACCCAGGTCGCCACCCACTACCGGGGACAGATCCACTCCTGGGACGTGGTGAACGAGGCGTTCGCCGACGGCAGCAGCGGCGCCCGCCGCGACTCGAACCTCCAGCGCACCGGCAACGACTGGATCGAGGCCGCGTTCCGGGCCGCGCGGGCCGCCGACCCCGGGGCGAAGCTCTGCTACAACGACTACAACACCGACGACTGGACCCACGCCAAGACCCAGGCGGTCTACAACCTGGTCCGCGACTTCAAGACGCGCGGCGTGCCGATCGACTGCGTCGGTCTGCAGTCGCACTTCAACCCCAACTCGCCCTACCCGGGCAACTACCGGACCACGCTGTCCAGCTTCGCCGCGCTCGGCGTCGACGTACAGATCACCGAACTCGACATCGAGGGGTCCGGCACCACCCAGGCCAACACCTACCGCAACGTCGTCAACGACTGCCTGGCGGTCGCCCGCTGCACCGGCATCACCGTCTGGGGCATCCGGGACACCGACTCGTGGCGGGCCAGCGGCACCCCACTGCTCTTCGACGGCAACGGCAACAAGAAGCCCGCGTACGACGCCACGCTGGCCGCGCTCAACGGCGGCACCCCGCCGCCGACGACCCCACCGACGACCACGCCGCCGCCGACCACGCCGCCACCGGGCGGTGCCGGCTGCACCGCGTCGGTCTCGCTCAACTCGTGGAACGGCGGGTTCGTGGCCACCGTACGGGTCACGGCCGGCTCGTCGGGCACGAACTCGTGGGCGGTGACCCTCACCCTGCCGTCCGGGGCGGCGGTCACCAACACCTGGAACGCCCAGGCGAGTGGTAACACCGGCACGGTCCGGTTCGCCAACGTGGCCTACAACGGCCGGGTCGCCCCCGGACAGTCGACCGAGTTCGGCTTCCAGGGCACCGGCAGCGGGACCGGGCTGAACCCGACCTGCACCGCCGGCTGA
- a CDS encoding ATP-binding protein — MTEMLRAPAEVKYADEIDWLESVDTDPKPFSWRLSPRMVRLFVLGSERADGLDREIPQKWFGDRSFVERSIVTLASDRGLLLIGDPGTGKSWLAELLAAAICRNSTLVVQGTAGTTEDHIKYSWNVSMVIAKGQSRQSMIPSPIMTAMEQGVVGRFEELTRSTSDVQDALISILSEKYVSIPELDHDNIVFAKPGFSIIATANSRDRGVNDLSSALKRRFNFVRIPVVTNKRSEAEIVRFRTEELLRRHRIELEVPPTLLDILLESFADLRAAAASATSDDEKLESALSTAEQIGVLEDAILHSQFFGDRTLRAGTLAGSLMGSLARRSPEDLAILNKYLHGVVEPRAKQDGDTWGDFLDGGRQAIAALS, encoded by the coding sequence ATGACCGAGATGCTGCGTGCCCCCGCCGAGGTCAAGTACGCCGACGAAATCGACTGGCTGGAGTCGGTCGACACCGACCCCAAGCCGTTCTCGTGGCGGCTCAGCCCGCGGATGGTCCGGCTGTTCGTCCTCGGCTCCGAGCGCGCCGACGGCCTCGACCGGGAGATCCCGCAGAAGTGGTTCGGCGACCGCAGCTTCGTCGAGCGGAGCATCGTGACCCTGGCGTCCGACCGCGGCCTGCTGCTGATCGGCGACCCCGGCACCGGCAAGAGCTGGCTCGCCGAACTGCTCGCCGCCGCCATCTGCCGCAACTCGACCCTGGTCGTGCAGGGCACCGCCGGGACGACCGAGGACCACATCAAGTACTCGTGGAACGTGTCGATGGTCATCGCCAAGGGACAGTCCCGGCAGTCGATGATCCCGTCGCCGATCATGACGGCGATGGAACAGGGGGTCGTCGGCCGGTTCGAGGAGCTGACCCGGTCCACCAGCGACGTGCAGGACGCGCTGATCTCAATCCTGTCGGAGAAGTACGTCTCGATCCCCGAACTGGACCACGACAACATCGTCTTCGCGAAGCCGGGCTTCTCCATCATCGCCACGGCGAACAGCCGGGACCGGGGCGTCAACGACCTCTCCTCGGCGCTCAAGCGGCGGTTCAACTTCGTCCGCATCCCGGTGGTGACGAACAAGCGCAGCGAGGCGGAGATCGTCCGGTTCCGTACCGAGGAGTTGCTGCGCCGGCACCGCATCGAGCTGGAGGTGCCGCCGACCCTGCTCGACATCCTGCTGGAGAGCTTCGCCGACCTGCGGGCCGCCGCGGCGTCGGCGACCAGCGACGACGAGAAGCTGGAGTCGGCGCTGTCCACCGCCGAGCAGATCGGTGTGCTGGAGGACGCCATCCTGCACAGCCAGTTCTTCGGCGACCGCACCCTGCGGGCCGGGACGCTGGCCGGGTCACTGATGGGGTCGCTGGCCCGGCGCAGCCCGGAGGACCTGGCGATCCTCAACAAGTACCTGCACGGTGTGGTCGAGCCGCGTGCCAAGCAGGACGGCGACACCTGGGGCGACTTCCTCGACGGCGGTCGTCAGGCGATCGCCGCGCTGTCGTGA